Part of the Pseudoliparis swirei isolate HS2019 ecotype Mariana Trench chromosome 18, NWPU_hadal_v1, whole genome shotgun sequence genome is shown below.
AGCTGTCATGGGTTGGATCTTGTCTCGTGCTGAGGCCATATGGGACCCTGGCCTGTCATCCAAAACTAGGTCACATGACCCATAATTAAACGAGGTGCACAGACTGAAGCAAACAAGAGTCTAGGGCTGTAGCTGTGATTTATATTCATAAAGACATGAATTTAATGCTTTTTGTATTTGATGCTACTGCCAGTTGATGGTATGTAATTGGATTTGTGAAGTCGCTGAGATACATGATGGACAAGAGGGGGAACAGGGAAGAAATCAGTCTTTGATGGATGTGATGTGTCTTGCAGGAGGCTGAGGAGTCAAAGGAATGAATTGACAACCTCTGCAAGGTTATAACTGTTCCACCGATGTGAACATTTCTctcatcatgtcttcatctctccgtctccctgcaGGTGTGTATGAAAGAAGCCGGAGATGGCCTCCACGCTCAGATGAATTCAATGATGGGAGCCCTCCAGGAACTCAAGCTCCTTCAGGTTCAGACGGCGCTAGAAAACATTGACATTTCAGGCCGGCTTATTAATCGAGGACTGCCACATCCAGCTCCCACCGAAGCGTCAGCTGCAGCGGCTTCCACCTCCTTCCAGGACCACGGGTCCTGCTTTAGCCAGACCACGCCCGAGGAGCCGCGGCCGAGCCCCATGCAGGGTCCGAGGCCGTCTCTGGAGAGCAGAAACGCCTCCAGCCGAGATGACAGGACCCTGTCTCGAAACAGAAGCAGCCTGGGAACCTCGTCTTCCTCAGCATCCAGCtttgagagtgagagtgagcgaAGTGGAAGAAGTGAACGGAGCGCACGAAGCGTGAGAAGCGAGAATGATATTGAGTCTATACCCAAGAGGTGGTCCGGATACTCCGCTCCACAGGTGGATTTCTACGGACCAATGGTGGGAAACCCTCCACCGGAGGCCTACACCCAGCCACAGGCTCCCCATCGGGCTCTGGCGGTGGACCTGCCCGGCATCCTGTACAGCCTCTCCAGAGAGGGCCCTTCCCTGGACAGCGGCTACTCCCAGGAAAGCACCGACGACGGCAGCGACTGGACTGCTTCGCTCATGAGCCGCAGCCGCAACCGCCAGCCCTTAGTGCTGGGCGACAACGTCTTTGCAGACCTCGTGGGCAACTGGCTGGACTTGCCcgaggtggagagggaggagggggaagaagaggagaagatagCGGACGGAGGGGTGGAAAGACCGGACACCCCAGCTCACCCTCTCCGCCTCAGCCGCTCGCAAGAGATCTGCAAGAAGTTCTCGTTGACCACGAACATCTTCAAGAAGTTCCTGCGCAGCGTTCGACCCGACAGGGACAAGCTGCTCAAGGAGAGGCCCGGCTGGATGGCTCCTGAGCTGTCAGAGGGAGACCTCTTCAAAAGGCCAAAGAAAGTGGCTCCCAAAAGTTCAAAAGGCAGCTTCTACCTTCCCTTCTGGGCAAACGGACAGCAGGTCAAAGGCAGGCCGTGTTCTCATCTCGCTGAAGCAGAGAGGAGCCACCAACACCACTTCTCACAGGTCCACCAGCAGCCATTTGCTGGGATGTATTTAGACAGGAGACAGCCAGAGACGGGTCTGCAGAAAATGCACCCCTTGTTTGACTACAACACAGCTGTGTGGGTCTGACAGACTGCCAGTGATGCCAAACTGAGAGAGGGACAGGTGCTGGTGGGATTTTGGGCTTTACTGGAGGGGGATTGAGTGGATGAAATGGTTGGATCCAGTTATCATCCAAAAATGAACCCATGAACTTCACACCCACAACAAGATTATCAGGGCAACATTTTGTCTGAGAATCCTCAAAACCTAAACCGTGTTAGTTGTGTGCGTCtgggtgggtgagtgtgtgctgCAGAGTGTCTGAGACACAGTTAGATTGAGACATTTTTTGAAGACTTATGCTGCAAGTTTTGTATTATTCAACGTTCatgttatgtgtgtgcgtgtgcatgtctgACTGGGTTCTACAGATGTCCTGGAAGACGGTACTTTGATACGGACATCTTCCTCAGAATGTCTTCCTCATTAGAGATCCTTATCAACGAATCCACAGACTGCAGGACTCTATATCTCACTTCTTTGCATCTATGAATAGAAACACCAGCTGTTGGATTGCATGGTTATCGTTCTTATAAGCGATGCTACAAACAGCTGTTACTGAACGCACTGCCACTGAAAACAGTCATAAGCTCACTTCAGTTCCCTTCAGGCCTCGGCGCATTGGAAACTCAGGTTTAACTGAACCCATCGCATTCACCTTGCTCAGGGAATGAATGTTACACAAGAGTTAACTATGAGACACTTCCGCTTTTCAATGGGTGTTCAACACAGTTTCGAGAAGTCGTGCCTCATCTCTTCTTGCCTGGAAAGACACAACAGCAATACAGTGCATGTCTACTTCAAACATTGCACATTCAACTTTGATATTCCTCTCTAGTAATCCGAAATATTGGTCTTGTTTGAAatgcttgtttttcttttctgccaTACAGACATGGCACATGTTGGGTCAACTGTCAGTCCGCAGAGAGACGAGGGGGTAAAGATGGCAGAGTCAACCGCGAGGACTGGCCGACTGACATCTGGTACCCGGTCATTATGTAACGCGTGTTCGACACAACCCCCTTAGAAGTTTAGAAACTGGCTTGTTTAATCATAAAGCTATGAGCATGAACTGAATTACTAGGATgatgttacacactgtatgtatgtatatatatatatatatatatatgtgtgtattgtatgaatatatatatatacacatacatatatatatatgtatatatatacatatacatatatatatatgtgtgtgtatgtgtatatatatatgtatatatgcatatatgtatatatgcaacaGTGATGAGACAGTTGAAAGTGGAGGTAAAGACCCGTAATCTCTATCAGACAGAATCAATGTACAGACCATTGTACATATTTATCAACCAAACGGCGCATGGTTTTCATAattctgcacaaacaaatcagtCACAGCGACattacaacaaacaacaactccACGCATGTGTTTAAACAACAAACCGATAATGTTACAATATTTATTCTCTTGTATCATATTAAACAatttcagtgtttgtttgttttattacttGGCACATCATcataacactgaacaacaaacTACAGCTTAATTCACAAATTGACATCAATATCAGGATTTCCTCAGGATAATAGATGACACTGCCCGTTCTGACTCAACGTCCTTTGTTTCTTTAGAGGACCACTGTTATGCAAGGACAATCTGATAACTTCTTactattatgaagaagaaaaaaactgttaATTTCTCTCAGTTTTAAATGGGGTCCAAGACCAATCAATCTAGCCAGCAGGGATTAGGCCTTCGGTCTTTTGAGTGTTTTGGCCAGTGAATCCATATGGTGTTGCCTCAGTATTCAGGTCAATACATACTATACATTCAGatggtccaacacacacacacacacacacacacacacagacgtttcTGCTGAAACGGCACAGTCTgagatgtcatatcatacagtATGTGGATGTAAATGTTGCATTTATTTCTTCCTATTTACAGTTGTCTACGTGTATTTTTTCAGCACTGTTGTGGATATTTTTTATCAGGGTTCTGCGAACCTTCAGTAGTGATTCTGTGTCATGTGCACTGTAAAACCGTCAGTGACTCTTTGTAAATTAAATCTGTTTTCAGAAAGAAATGCTCGTCTGTGTCTTGAGCTTTGTGTATCAGATGGAGAGTCTGTGATTGGCATTAGTTGTTTTAGGGTGTAGTTGATACTTTCTAGACGTATCGCACATGATCACATATGTTGACTATCAAGTGAACTTCAGCAGATGACTTTTGAAATAACACATCACCACCACACTTGAAAGAACATCACATTTACTCTTCAAAGATCAATCAAAAAGAATCAAGAAGAATCAAAAATAGCATCCAAAAAAATAAGAGAAAgatagtaaaaaaaataaagtaaaagctCATACTCCAGCCACCAGATTTAGCTTCCAGCCGAAGCTCTGTGTGATTTCTTTCTCCAGTAAAGTGCGGCTGCGTGACTAACAGGTTCACTGGGGCCAGAGCCAGCAAGGTACTCACTGAATGTGCATCAGCGGTGCTCTAAATTGATTCTAAATCTGTACAACAACTCCATCAGGGtcttcaataaataaacaacagcaATATGAACTCTGCAGCCTTGCAGTTTATCACCGGCTCTTTGTGACACTCAATCCCTGAGATGTTTtttatgagacacacgtcaaacCACATCAATCAGTTCATCTCTCTGTCCTCGAGCACTTCGTCCAAGAAAAGCTAGCAATACCTACTTCAGAGGTTATGGGGGCTTGTTTTAAAACAGATCTGGTCTACAATGCAGAGAGAACTGCATAGCATGATAGTCTGTGGCTCTTTTAGAGCTGAAACAACTCCATCCATCAAGTTAGTCAATCCATAGAAAACGCAATcactatttttaatttaaaaactcATTCTTTGCTGTATTCtgctttatttaattgttaacTAAATATCTCTCTTAACCAATGACTAGTTTGAATAGTACATTACTTAATTGTATGGTTGTTAATTGGACAGAAGcaagcttttctttctttgtgtaaGGTGTCTGAGGAAAACTAgagattcataaataaataaactggaaCTTGAGATATTGAGGCCAAAAACAAAGATGTGTTCCAAACAATGCCTTCGCTGTTGCAGGGTTTATAGAAACGAGTGTTACTGCAACATCACTCTAACAGATGAATCAAGTGGACTAATCAATTAGTCAATCGTCTAATGCTGATTCTCCAATCAGTCAATTATTAAGCAAAAGCTTTCACAACTTCCAACTAAACAAGTGATTAGAggatattttttgtattattttctgacatttaacAGAATGTATAATTTCTCAATTaaacaacattatttattttgattcatATTGGAAGTAATAACAGCCCTAAcgcaataatttaaaaaagccaGCACTATGTATAATGTCATCTTTCTAAACGTTTATTAAGTGAAGTCTAACATTTTCTCCCACATTAAAATGACGTTTATCTGCTGCCAAATGTGTTGGGATCAATATTTTTCCAGCTTCACCACCATCGCACAGGAACACGTCATAACTTCACACAACGCTCCACAGGAAGGTCAGTGAGCTTTCAAGATTAAaaaatgattgtgtgtgtgtgtgtgtgtgtgtgtgtgtgtgtgtgtgtgtgtgtgtgtgtgtgtgtgtaacagctgCAGCTATACTCCCTTCTCTTCTGGTTCAGTTTCCCCCGGGATCCCAGTAGTGGACGCTGACTGctgtcaccaccaccacctcctccccctccctttttcctccctcctcctcctcctctttggtcCCAGCTAGTCAGCTGTCGCTCTCTCACAGCCTCACAACAATCCCGCCGTAAATCTGGGGCACGCACTGCCAGAGTGCAGCACAGAGTCCAACTTTAGAAGTCGCTCTGCAGAGCTCAGATTCAAAACGAGGGCTGAACACAAACTGTGACTTATTGCCTGAACATAATAATGACATGTGTGATGATCATATAGAACAACTATCACCTTCAGTGGGGGCAGGGGTGAATATGGAAAGCGGTGTAGATGCATTTGTTTTAATTCAGTTCCTCATCAGGTCAGCTCACTTGACTTGGACTGAAAGACTTCaactcccataatgcaccagcAGCAGGCCAGCGCAGGCTGCTAATTACTAATTACCTTAAGTGTGAACACCTGCAAGTGGAAGGTCTCAGTAAATCTCTCAAGAAACAtttcagcagagagagagagaggaacggtATAAAGAAGCCACTGGTACTGTAACAACTTTTATTGTGATGTGCTTTCTTGTTTGAagtgtatttacattttttgtataACTTTTGCTTTATGTGTTTTGAAAGTTTTCAACCAGATGAACCAACCAGCCGACAACTAGGATAGAAGGAAACAATAAATATTGAGCTGTGTTGGAAAGAGTTGTCCCATGCGTCCTTTGGGGTTCATGTACCAGGACATTTCAAGTTGGGCAGGAGTTGACGAAAATACACTTAGGAACATTTATGCCTTTGTGACTCGTTGGGATCCCACAGCTAATTTCCTGCCAAACGCTCCTCTTTCACTAAGCCCTCAGCTGTGGAGTCGCACAGCTCTACCTTGGCCCTCAGGAATGCGCTCAcgtttcactttttacaatcgTCGGCAACTAAAAGTCCAGAATCGTCACCCAGTGCGGCTTTCTGCAAGGAGTTCCCACAGGAAACACGAgagctctacacacacacacacacacacactaaggctAGCAAAACCATAGGTCATTAGTAGCACGTAAACACCCTCCCTTTTGGAAATTAGAGACTACATTTTAAAGCCACAAAGCAGAGACAGATTTGGCAAGGAGATAAATGCAAGAGTTAAATCTAGGGCGAATTATTTAGGATTTAACATCTGTCCTCTTTGCGTATCGTACGAGATAAGTCTCACACTCTCTTGTTCGACGAATGCATGCATAGTGGAAGTTCACAGACGTGAAACCATGTTGCATTAAGCATCATTAACCTGAGCTTGTAATATCGTGAAAGAGGGGCGGCTTTACAACAGAGATGCATCAAAAGGGTTCATCGCATGAACATAtgctttttgtcatttttgcaGATGCAGTTTAACATGTTTAGTATGTACatccatgaaataaatatggacAAATGTAAGATATGAAGTACATGCACAAGATGCATTTGTAGATTAATAAGGATATGCAACAACAATGCAACAGCATAAAAGACATAACAGCAGCTGTTTGTCCAGATGTTTAATTTGAACCTCCTCTCGCTAATTATTAAGCATTTAAActaaatgtcacatttaactgcGCTGCCTACTAGACACCATACAACACAAGCCATATGCACATCTACATTGTGCTATGATCTTATTTATAGGAATGAGACATATATGCAACAATTAATCTTTTAGTGATTGAATTACTGTTTTACGTACAGTATGTCCT
Proteins encoded:
- the inka2 gene encoding PAK4-inhibitor INKA2 isoform X2 encodes the protein MKEAGDGLHAQMNSMMGALQELKLLQVQTALENIDISGRLINRGLPHPAPTEASAAAASTSFQDHGSCFSQTTPEEPRPSPMQGPRPSLESRNASSRDDRTLSRNRSSLGTSSSSASSFESESERSGRSERSARSVRSENDIESIPKRWSGYSAPQVDFYGPMVGNPPPEAYTQPQAPHRALAVDLPGILYSLSREGPSLDSGYSQESTDDGSDWTASLMSRSRNRQPLVLGDNVFADLVGNWLDLPEVEREEGEEEEKIADGGVERPDTPAHPLRLSRSQEICKKFSLTTNIFKKFLRSVRPDRDKLLKERPGWMAPELSEGDLFKRPKKVAPKSSKGSFYLPFWANGQQVKGRPCSHLAEAERSHQHHFSQVHQQPFAGMYLDRRQPETGLQKMHPLFDYNTAVWV
- the inka2 gene encoding PAK4-inhibitor INKA2 isoform X1, giving the protein MEQHLSKPECKNMDACLRRLKQELVCMKEAGDGLHAQMNSMMGALQELKLLQVQTALENIDISGRLINRGLPHPAPTEASAAAASTSFQDHGSCFSQTTPEEPRPSPMQGPRPSLESRNASSRDDRTLSRNRSSLGTSSSSASSFESESERSGRSERSARSVRSENDIESIPKRWSGYSAPQVDFYGPMVGNPPPEAYTQPQAPHRALAVDLPGILYSLSREGPSLDSGYSQESTDDGSDWTASLMSRSRNRQPLVLGDNVFADLVGNWLDLPEVEREEGEEEEKIADGGVERPDTPAHPLRLSRSQEICKKFSLTTNIFKKFLRSVRPDRDKLLKERPGWMAPELSEGDLFKRPKKVAPKSSKGSFYLPFWANGQQVKGRPCSHLAEAERSHQHHFSQVHQQPFAGMYLDRRQPETGLQKMHPLFDYNTAVWV